In a genomic window of Oncorhynchus keta strain PuntledgeMale-10-30-2019 chromosome 28, Oket_V2, whole genome shotgun sequence:
- the LOC118360662 gene encoding protein FAM3A-like isoform X1: MRLAGPLRAVAVLLLVGLTWVLASSILGGDSNLVVKHFFSGTNEEPTAEPKPHRYKCGLSAPCPQKHLAFRIVSGAANVIGPKICLEDKILVSSVNNNVGRGLNIALVNGVSGELLDTKAFDMWAGDVTDLLKYLLPLHEGTLVFVASFDDPATKLNDEARRLFEELGSTAVKELTFRDSWVFLGAKGIENKSPFEQRMKNSKNSNKYEGWPESLEMDGCVPLRSPSEG; encoded by the exons ATGAGATTGGCAG GGCCTCTGCGAGCTGTTGCTGTGCTGCTATTGGTGGGCCTCACCTGGGTGTTAGCCAGCTCCATACTTGGAGGGGACAGCAACTTGGTGGTCAAACACTTCTTCAGTG GGACAAACGAGGAGCCAACAGCTG AGCCCAAACCACACAGGTACAAGTGTGGTCTGTCGGCTCCCTGTCCTCAGAAACATCTGGCTTTCCGCATCGTCTCTGGAGCCGCCAACGTCATTGGGCCCAAAATCTGCCTGGAGGATAAGAT cCTTGTCAGCAGTGTCAACAACAATGTTGGTAGAGGACTAAACATTGCTTTAGTAAATG GGGTATCTGGAGAGCTCTTGGACACAAAAGCATTTGATATGTGGGCAGGAG ATGTTACTGACCTGTTGAAGTATCTCCTACCTTTACATGAGGGAACACTTGTGTTTGTAGCTTCCTTTGACGATCCTGCCACAAA ATTAAATGACGAGGCTCGTCGTCTGTTTGAGGAGCTGGGTAGCACAGCAGTGAAGGAGCTCACCTTCAGAGACAGCTGGGTGTTTTTAGGAGCCAAGGGCATCGAGAACAAGAGTCCATTCGAACAG CGTATGAAGAACAGTAAGAACAGTAACAAGTACGAAGGCTGGCCTGAGTCTCTGGAAATGGACGGCTGTGTCCCCCTCCGTTCCCCTTCAGAGGGCTAA
- the LOC118360662 gene encoding protein FAM3A-like isoform X2, with the protein MQWLRAWTNEEPTAEPKPHRYKCGLSAPCPQKHLAFRIVSGAANVIGPKICLEDKILVSSVNNNVGRGLNIALVNGVSGELLDTKAFDMWAGDVTDLLKYLLPLHEGTLVFVASFDDPATKLNDEARRLFEELGSTAVKELTFRDSWVFLGAKGIENKSPFEQRMKNSKNSNKYEGWPESLEMDGCVPLRSPSEG; encoded by the exons ATGcaatggttaagggctt GGACAAACGAGGAGCCAACAGCTG AGCCCAAACCACACAGGTACAAGTGTGGTCTGTCGGCTCCCTGTCCTCAGAAACATCTGGCTTTCCGCATCGTCTCTGGAGCCGCCAACGTCATTGGGCCCAAAATCTGCCTGGAGGATAAGAT cCTTGTCAGCAGTGTCAACAACAATGTTGGTAGAGGACTAAACATTGCTTTAGTAAATG GGGTATCTGGAGAGCTCTTGGACACAAAAGCATTTGATATGTGGGCAGGAG ATGTTACTGACCTGTTGAAGTATCTCCTACCTTTACATGAGGGAACACTTGTGTTTGTAGCTTCCTTTGACGATCCTGCCACAAA ATTAAATGACGAGGCTCGTCGTCTGTTTGAGGAGCTGGGTAGCACAGCAGTGAAGGAGCTCACCTTCAGAGACAGCTGGGTGTTTTTAGGAGCCAAGGGCATCGAGAACAAGAGTCCATTCGAACAG CGTATGAAGAACAGTAAGAACAGTAACAAGTACGAAGGCTGGCCTGAGTCTCTGGAAATGGACGGCTGTGTCCCCCTCCGTTCCCCTTCAGAGGGCTAA